One part of the Treponema peruense genome encodes these proteins:
- a CDS encoding xylulokinase, producing MPQTVLCADIGTTSLKAALITSDGTTVATARRQFFLCYTDHAAKEWLPALKEAAEQIHSQPGVPEPDAVCISGNGPTLVSFGGETLLWNENAPAVNTASLFIPRILAFKNKYPQVWNKTPFLLSGPEFLIWQLTDRTCTILPEKRFAQAYWNNQELAKAGLDKTEVSKLPDFLYPGQCAGTITRTSAALICTGTTGIKEGTPVYCGAPDFVSALVGTATLRPGSICDRAGSSEGINMCTDVPLKDSGIRTLPSVTGGLWNSSVLIPESGSRFEAFRQKIERETGHPVKLSELTQMLINEDGTKPSLEQGKYLLIQTALQAKDALEKLRTAAKGTLTVPADEMTVTGGQAKNAAWLQMKADITGMKINVPECADAELTGDAIFAFTGMNLFVSIEEAVAALCRIRKTYTPSE from the coding sequence ATGCCGCAGACCGTACTTTGCGCAGACATCGGAACAACATCGCTCAAGGCAGCGCTAATAACCTCCGACGGAACAACTGTTGCAACAGCACGGCGACAGTTTTTTCTGTGCTACACGGATCATGCGGCAAAAGAATGGCTTCCTGCCCTTAAGGAAGCTGCAGAACAAATACACTCGCAGCCGGGAGTACCGGAACCTGACGCTGTCTGTATAAGCGGCAACGGCCCTACACTGGTATCTTTCGGCGGCGAGACACTCCTATGGAATGAAAATGCACCTGCAGTAAACACAGCCTCTCTTTTTATTCCGCGCATTCTTGCATTCAAAAACAAATATCCGCAGGTCTGGAATAAAACGCCGTTTCTTCTGAGCGGACCCGAATTCCTTATCTGGCAGCTTACAGACAGAACCTGCACAATTCTTCCCGAAAAAAGATTCGCTCAGGCTTACTGGAACAATCAGGAACTTGCAAAAGCCGGCCTTGACAAAACAGAAGTTTCAAAACTGCCAGACTTCCTTTACCCGGGACAATGCGCCGGAACAATCACCAGAACTTCGGCCGCACTTATATGCACCGGAACAACAGGAATAAAAGAAGGAACACCCGTTTACTGCGGAGCCCCGGACTTTGTTTCTGCCCTTGTCGGAACAGCAACGCTCAGGCCTGGTTCAATCTGTGACAGGGCCGGTTCAAGCGAAGGAATAAACATGTGCACGGATGTTCCCTTAAAAGACAGCGGAATACGCACTCTTCCTTCAGTAACGGGCGGTCTTTGGAATTCCAGCGTACTTATTCCCGAAAGCGGTTCCAGATTTGAAGCCTTCAGGCAAAAAATTGAACGCGAAACAGGACACCCGGTAAAACTCTCTGAACTCACGCAGATGCTTATAAACGAAGACGGAACAAAACCTTCACTTGAACAGGGAAAATACCTTCTTATACAGACGGCACTGCAGGCAAAGGATGCGCTTGAAAAACTCAGAACAGCTGCAAAAGGAACACTTACAGTTCCTGCAGACGAAATGACAGTCACCGGCGGCCAGGCAAAAAATGCTGCATGGCTTCAGATGAAAGCAGACATAACCGGAATGAAAATAAATGTTCCGGAATGTGCAGATGCAGAACTTACCGGAGACGCAATCTTTGCATTTACCGGAATGAATCTTTTTGTTTCTATAGAAGAAGCAGTCGCTGCATTATGCAGAATAAGAAAAACATACACTCCCTCTGAATAA
- a CDS encoding HAD family hydrolase, giving the protein MKIYRIPQKTGAIIFDIDGTLYTSPEYVHEQVDVQIRYYAKTHGMTEQEARDSITAYRKEWSSAHHGKSISLGNTLTAFGIPIETSIKWREQLLKPELYLKKNPELIETLEKLSKSFRLICLTNNPVNAARKTLAAIGADRILPDIIGLDTCMKSKPSPEMLELASKRTGVPFCECLSVGDRYDIDLALPLKMGMGAVEVTGAEDIITLSTILA; this is encoded by the coding sequence ATGAAGATTTACAGAATTCCGCAGAAAACCGGCGCAATTATTTTTGACATAGACGGAACCCTTTACACAAGCCCTGAATACGTACACGAACAGGTTGATGTCCAGATAAGATACTATGCAAAAACCCACGGAATGACAGAACAGGAAGCAAGGGACAGTATAACTGCCTACAGAAAAGAATGGAGCTCGGCCCACCATGGAAAAAGCATAAGCCTCGGGAACACGCTCACAGCCTTTGGAATTCCGATTGAAACGAGCATAAAGTGGCGGGAACAGCTTTTGAAACCCGAACTTTATCTTAAAAAGAATCCTGAACTTATAGAAACACTTGAAAAGCTTTCAAAATCATTCAGACTTATCTGCCTTACAAACAATCCCGTAAATGCCGCAAGAAAAACACTGGCAGCCATTGGTGCAGACAGAATACTTCCCGACATTATCGGACTTGACACCTGCATGAAGTCCAAACCTTCCCCCGAAATGCTCGAACTTGCTTCAAAAAGAACCGGTGTTCCGTTTTGCGAATGTCTTTCTGTAGGTGACCGCTACGACATAGACCTTGCCCTTCCGCTTAAAATGGGAATGGGTGCCGTAGAAGTAACAGGTGCCGAAGATATAATCACTCTTTCTACGATACTTGCATAA
- the ilvC gene encoding ketol-acid reductoisomerase, giving the protein MGNNYFNSIPWREARMQLGHCRSMAKEEFADGVNALKGKKIVIVGCGAQGLNQGMCLRDSGLDVSYALRESAITEKRQSWKNAIENGFKVGTYDELIPTADLVGNLTPDKQHTAVITEVMKRMKKGSALWYSHGFNMIEEGMQIRPDITVVMCAPKGPGTEVWHEFQRGFGVPDLIAVHPVNDPEGKGWAYAKALAVGMGGSKAGVLESSFVAEVKSDLMGEQTILCGMLQTGTILCYDKMVSEGITPEYATKFLMHGWNVISEALKWGGITNMMDRLSNPAKIKANELSKQIKKICTPLYQKHMDDIISGKFSSTMMKDWANKDHDLLTWREETGKLAFENTEESKEEITEQEYFDKGILLVAMVKAGCELAFETMVDAGIKPESAYYESLHEVPLIANLIDRKKLYEMNRVISDTAEYGCYLFANAAVPLLKDFMAGVSTDVIGKGLSVKDNEVSNTELVNVNAEIRNHPIEVVGRKLRQYMTAMKAII; this is encoded by the coding sequence ATGGGAAACAACTACTTTAACTCAATTCCGTGGCGCGAAGCACGCATGCAGCTCGGTCACTGCCGCTCAATGGCAAAAGAAGAATTCGCCGACGGTGTAAACGCACTTAAAGGAAAAAAGATTGTAATCGTAGGTTGCGGTGCACAGGGTCTTAACCAGGGAATGTGTCTGCGTGACTCAGGACTTGATGTAAGCTATGCCCTCCGCGAAAGTGCAATCACAGAAAAGCGCCAGTCATGGAAAAACGCAATAGAAAACGGCTTCAAAGTCGGAACATATGATGAACTTATTCCAACAGCTGACCTTGTAGGAAACCTTACTCCGGACAAGCAGCACACAGCTGTTATCACAGAAGTAATGAAGAGAATGAAGAAAGGCTCTGCACTCTGGTACAGCCACGGATTCAACATGATTGAAGAAGGAATGCAGATTCGTCCTGATATCACTGTTGTAATGTGTGCACCAAAAGGACCGGGAACAGAAGTCTGGCATGAGTTCCAGCGCGGATTCGGTGTACCTGACCTTATTGCCGTTCACCCGGTAAATGACCCCGAAGGAAAAGGCTGGGCATATGCAAAGGCTCTCGCAGTCGGAATGGGCGGAAGCAAAGCCGGTGTTCTTGAATCTTCATTTGTTGCAGAAGTAAAGTCAGACCTTATGGGCGAGCAGACAATTCTCTGCGGAATGCTCCAGACAGGAACAATTCTCTGCTACGACAAGATGGTTTCTGAAGGAATCACACCTGAATATGCAACAAAGTTCCTTATGCATGGCTGGAACGTAATCAGTGAAGCACTTAAATGGGGCGGAATCACAAACATGATGGACCGTCTTTCAAACCCTGCAAAAATCAAGGCAAACGAGCTTTCAAAGCAGATCAAAAAAATTTGCACTCCTCTTTACCAGAAGCACATGGATGACATCATCAGCGGAAAGTTCAGTTCAACAATGATGAAGGACTGGGCAAACAAAGACCACGATCTTCTTACATGGCGCGAAGAAACAGGAAAACTTGCTTTTGAGAATACAGAAGAATCAAAAGAAGAAATTACCGAACAGGAATACTTTGACAAGGGAATTCTTCTTGTTGCAATGGTCAAAGCCGGATGTGAACTTGCATTCGAAACAATGGTAGACGCAGGAATCAAACCCGAAAGCGCATACTACGAGTCACTGCACGAAGTTCCGCTTATTGCAAACCTCATCGACCGCAAGAAGCTTTATGAAATGAACCGCGTTATTTCTGACACAGCTGAATACGGATGCTATCTCTTTGCAAATGCCGCTGTTCCCCTTCTCAAGGACTTTATGGCCGGTGTTTCAACAGACGTTATCGGAAAGGGCCTTTCTGTAAAGGACAACGAAGTCAGCAACACTGAACTCGTAAACGTAAACGCCGAAATCCGCAACCACCCGATAGAAGTAGTAGGCCGCAAACTCCGCCAGTACATGACAGCCATGAAAGCAATAATCTAA
- a CDS encoding SulP family inorganic anion transporter, which produces MFKPEIINTMKNYSAKTFLSDLTAGIIVGIVALPLAIAFAIASGVEPERGLFTAIIAGFCISLFGGSRVQIGGPTGAFAVIVYGVVAKYGYSGLVTATIMAGILLILLGAFKMGGLVKFIPYTIVTGFTAGIAVTIFTGQIGDFLGLTTGKMPGDFIGKIQVYASTIGTINVYSFILAAVSLAIIFLWPKINKKIPGSLIVIILATVVSVILERTAGLKTDTIGSRYGQIPSMLPAPSLPAFSIEQIKALFPTAVSIAVLAAIESLLSAVVADGMIGSKHDSNTELIAQGIANIASPIFGGIPATGAIARTATNIKNGGKTPVAGIIHAVVLLLIMLLLGKFAVYIPMAALSAVLINVAWNMAGIPAVKALLSGQKSDIAVLSVTFLITVFIDLTVAIEVGLGFAAFFFIKKMIDVSEIQSNSRDDITGGILESSEEPEFDIPQNIMIYEIDGPLFFGTVRKFELAVERAGVNNKVLILRMRHMIYLDAGGIRALEQAKAACDRRGVTIVISGIHTQPYMLFEKTGMADKIGRDNICANITAAITRAKTILNEQ; this is translated from the coding sequence ATGTTCAAACCCGAAATAATCAATACAATGAAAAATTATTCCGCCAAAACTTTTCTTAGTGATCTTACGGCCGGAATAATCGTAGGAATCGTAGCCCTTCCGCTGGCAATAGCCTTTGCAATCGCAAGCGGAGTAGAACCCGAGAGAGGTCTCTTTACAGCAATCATCGCAGGATTCTGCATTTCCCTGTTCGGGGGAAGCCGCGTACAGATAGGAGGCCCTACAGGAGCATTTGCAGTAATCGTTTACGGCGTAGTAGCAAAATACGGATACTCAGGACTTGTAACGGCAACAATAATGGCCGGAATCCTTCTTATTCTTCTTGGCGCGTTCAAGATGGGCGGCCTTGTAAAATTTATTCCATATACAATCGTAACCGGTTTTACAGCAGGAATTGCCGTAACAATTTTTACCGGACAGATCGGTGACTTTCTGGGACTTACAACAGGAAAAATGCCCGGTGACTTCATCGGAAAAATTCAGGTTTATGCTTCAACAATAGGAACAATAAACGTATATTCATTTATACTTGCTGCCGTAAGCCTTGCAATAATCTTTCTGTGGCCCAAAATCAACAAAAAAATTCCGGGTTCGCTCATAGTAATTATTCTGGCAACAGTCGTAAGTGTTATTCTCGAACGCACGGCGGGTCTCAAAACAGACACAATAGGAAGCCGCTACGGTCAGATACCTTCAATGCTCCCGGCTCCTTCACTTCCGGCTTTCAGCATTGAGCAGATCAAGGCACTTTTCCCGACAGCCGTATCAATAGCGGTACTTGCAGCAATTGAATCCCTTTTGAGTGCAGTTGTAGCAGACGGAATGATCGGCAGCAAGCATGATTCCAATACAGAACTTATTGCTCAGGGAATTGCAAATATAGCAAGCCCCATCTTCGGAGGAATTCCGGCAACAGGAGCAATTGCAAGAACTGCCACAAACATCAAAAACGGCGGAAAAACACCGGTTGCAGGTATAATCCACGCTGTAGTTCTTCTTCTGATAATGCTTCTTCTGGGAAAATTTGCAGTTTACATTCCAATGGCAGCCCTTTCCGCAGTGCTTATAAATGTTGCATGGAACATGGCTGGAATTCCGGCAGTAAAGGCCCTCCTTTCAGGACAGAAGTCAGATATTGCCGTTCTTTCGGTAACCTTCCTTATTACGGTATTCATTGACCTGACAGTCGCAATAGAAGTAGGTCTCGGTTTTGCAGCTTTCTTCTTTATAAAAAAAATGATTGATGTTTCAGAGATTCAGTCCAACAGCAGGGATGACATTACCGGTGGAATTCTGGAGTCTTCCGAAGAACCCGAATTCGATATTCCGCAGAACATTATGATTTACGAAATAGACGGTCCGCTTTTCTTTGGAACCGTACGCAAATTCGAGCTTGCAGTAGAACGCGCCGGAGTAAACAACAAAGTCCTTATCCTCAGAATGCGCCACATGATTTACCTTGATGCAGGCGGAATAAGAGCCCTTGAACAGGCAAAGGCCGCATGTGACAGAAGAGGCGTAACAATTGTCATTTCAGGCATTCACACCCAGCCCTACATGCTTTTTGAAAAAACCGGAATGGCAGACAAAATAGGCCGCGACAACATCTGTGCCAACATAACTGCCGCTATAACCCGCGCAAAAACAATACTCAACGAACAATAA
- a CDS encoding Na/Pi cotransporter family protein, with translation MNVSTILSTILQIVGSLCFLLYGMKMMSDGIQKSAGEKLQAALHFMTGNRFTGLLTGCLLTMIIQSSGATTVMVVSFVNAGLISLGQSISVIFGANIGTTITAWIVALFGFNFKISAFAIPLFGLGYILTIIKKWNHQGIGQAVMGFGMLFIALEWLSGAISLNADTMSFLPAIQELGGWSIPIAMLLGILITALIHSSSAMTAIVITMAYNRLLTWEFSAAIIIGSNIGSTIDSIMAAFGGNANAKRTALVHVLFNCTTALLAICLLKPFTTLVDIIVPGKVEDNITYHIAMLHTLFNVVGTTIFTPFINQIGKLTELLIKSDEKSLPTVYKFDFPEKAANESPAIPVISAQNEVGRMADVAVQMFDRLQYGFMDRSGRFVTDHFDNLLHEEDYLDQMQEQLTKYLLRCEQMNIDDKTRSNINVMIAITSELESMSDDCLSIGVYIKRMTEKQYFFPKEDFDRLLPYLELARELLQFIYKNINKELTHDQLEFANEIESQIDKERKALKKIARTRLESGANVKAELLYIDLVRQIEKIGDRCFSIAEQLSLTK, from the coding sequence ATGAACGTTTCTACAATTTTATCGACAATTCTGCAGATTGTCGGCAGTTTATGTTTCCTTCTGTACGGAATGAAAATGATGAGCGACGGAATCCAGAAATCCGCCGGTGAAAAACTTCAGGCCGCACTTCATTTCATGACAGGAAACAGATTTACAGGGCTTCTGACAGGATGTCTTCTTACAATGATAATCCAGTCATCAGGAGCTACGACCGTAATGGTTGTCTCGTTTGTAAATGCAGGACTAATCTCACTGGGACAGTCTATTTCCGTTATTTTCGGAGCAAACATCGGTACAACAATTACAGCATGGATTGTCGCTCTTTTCGGATTCAACTTTAAAATTTCGGCTTTTGCCATTCCACTCTTTGGACTGGGATATATTCTTACAATAATAAAAAAATGGAACCACCAGGGCATTGGTCAGGCTGTAATGGGATTCGGAATGCTGTTCATAGCCCTCGAATGGCTTTCGGGTGCAATTTCGCTTAACGCAGACACAATGTCATTTCTTCCTGCCATACAGGAACTCGGCGGCTGGAGCATTCCAATTGCAATGCTTTTAGGAATTTTAATTACAGCCCTTATCCATTCGTCCTCTGCAATGACTGCAATTGTTATTACAATGGCATACAACCGGCTTCTCACCTGGGAATTTTCTGCTGCAATCATAATAGGAAGCAATATCGGTTCAACAATAGATTCAATAATGGCAGCCTTCGGCGGAAATGCAAATGCAAAAAGAACAGCCCTTGTCCACGTACTGTTCAACTGTACTACAGCTCTTTTAGCAATCTGTCTTCTCAAACCGTTTACAACCCTTGTTGACATAATTGTTCCAGGAAAAGTAGAAGACAACATAACCTACCATATTGCAATGCTCCACACTCTCTTTAACGTAGTTGGAACAACAATATTTACACCGTTTATAAACCAAATCGGAAAACTTACCGAACTCCTTATCAAAAGCGACGAAAAGTCTCTTCCAACAGTGTACAAATTCGACTTCCCCGAAAAAGCCGCAAACGAATCACCGGCAATTCCTGTTATTTCGGCACAGAACGAAGTCGGACGCATGGCAGATGTTGCAGTACAAATGTTCGACAGGCTTCAGTACGGCTTCATGGATCGCTCGGGAAGATTTGTTACAGACCATTTTGACAACCTTCTTCACGAAGAAGACTATCTTGACCAGATGCAGGAACAGCTTACAAAATACCTTCTGCGCTGTGAACAGATGAATATTGACGACAAAACACGTTCCAATATCAACGTAATGATTGCAATTACAAGCGAACTGGAATCAATGTCCGACGACTGTCTGAGCATAGGCGTTTACATAAAGCGCATGACAGAAAAGCAGTATTTCTTCCCCAAAGAAGACTTTGACAGACTGCTTCCCTACCTTGAACTTGCGCGCGAGCTGCTTCAGTTTATATACAAAAACATCAACAAAGAGCTTACCCATGACCAGCTTGAATTTGCAAACGAAATTGAAAGCCAGATAGACAAAGAAAGAAAAGCGCTTAAAAAGATAGCCAGAACACGTCTTGAGTCCGGTGCAAATGTAAAGGCAGAACTTCTGTACATTGACCTGGTAAGACAAATAGAAAAAATCGGTGACCGCTGTTTCTCAATTGCAGAACAGCTTTCACTGACAAAATAA
- a CDS encoding response regulator translates to MQFLIVDDEEPIRELVRYNIEKEGYASLSAPDGKTALSLAREKIPDLIILDLMLPDMSGLDICRILKNDRLTQNIPIIMVTARTEDSDIVTGLELGADDYITKPFSPKVLVARIKSVLRRKNTATSQEAPEEIRVHGISIYPKKHEVILDGKELDFSATEFSILEFLARHIGQVFSRQQIINAVKGSSYPVTERSIDVQILSIRRKLGDNAQSERPVIETLRGVGYRMTEEV, encoded by the coding sequence ATGCAGTTTCTTATTGTTGACGACGAAGAGCCCATACGTGAGCTTGTACGGTATAATATCGAAAAAGAAGGCTATGCGTCTCTTTCAGCGCCGGACGGTAAAACAGCACTTTCCCTTGCCCGTGAAAAAATTCCAGACTTGATTATCCTTGATCTTATGCTGCCGGACATGAGCGGTCTTGATATATGCAGAATTCTCAAAAACGACAGACTTACACAAAACATACCTATTATCATGGTAACTGCCCGCACAGAAGACAGTGACATTGTAACGGGACTTGAACTCGGCGCCGACGACTATATTACAAAACCGTTCAGCCCCAAAGTCCTTGTAGCAAGAATAAAAAGTGTTTTAAGAAGAAAAAATACAGCTACATCACAGGAAGCACCCGAAGAAATCCGCGTACACGGAATCTCAATTTATCCGAAAAAGCATGAAGTTATTCTTGACGGAAAAGAACTCGACTTCAGCGCCACTGAATTTTCAATTCTGGAATTCCTTGCACGCCACATCGGACAGGTATTCAGCCGACAGCAGATTATCAATGCCGTAAAGGGATCCTCTTATCCTGTTACCGAACGTTCAATTGACGTACAGATTCTAAGCATCAGACGAAAGCTTGGTGACAATGCACAGAGCGAACGGCCGGTTATAGAAACTTTAAGGGGTGTCGGCTACAGAATGACAGAAGAGGTGTAA
- a CDS encoding ATP-binding protein produces the protein MKSFRKVPIPTWVLLILVNGSVLCAGFFLFLMTSLNALKSAAIEQTEINLRSFAYSIDNLLPSPPADPDAFVKNLGHSNPLYRITLIRPDGTIIADSSANISTMQNHSDRKEVQQALSGREGKSMHISSTDGRRMMYLAIPAEYNHEKIVLRLSMPVEETVIFSKRTKNSLTLTMALIFFAVLLSSLIISFKIINPINMLQKASDQYKNGNFDYHVMIQSPKEMAALGKSFTSMADTISQNIESMKKLENVRKDFVANVSHEFKTPVTSIKGFSETLLDGAIDDTENARHFLNIINTQCDRLMGIIEDLLTLSRLENDNTAPDTTNTDIVELLRNLCDNMSKTAAKNKTKIEFNSERMVLFAKINPGLISQAVSNLIENSIKYCPEHSIISLDVGEVLSDSGKKSVRIIEQDNGPGIPPQYRERIFERFYRVDKGRSRETGGTGLGLSIVRHIVSLHAGSVVETGRTDGKTGVRFVMDIPLTT, from the coding sequence ATGAAAAGCTTCAGAAAAGTTCCCATTCCAACCTGGGTTCTGCTTATTCTGGTAAACGGTTCCGTTCTTTGTGCAGGATTTTTTCTTTTTCTGATGACAAGCCTGAATGCGCTCAAAAGTGCGGCAATCGAACAGACAGAAATAAATCTTAGAAGTTTTGCCTATTCCATAGACAATCTTCTCCCTTCACCGCCGGCAGATCCTGATGCCTTTGTAAAAAATCTGGGTCACAGCAATCCTTTGTACAGAATAACACTTATCAGGCCGGACGGAACAATAATAGCCGACTCTTCCGCAAACATAAGTACAATGCAGAACCATTCCGACAGAAAGGAAGTCCAACAGGCACTTTCGGGGCGCGAAGGAAAGTCCATGCACATAAGTTCAACAGACGGACGCAGGATGATGTACCTTGCAATTCCGGCTGAATACAACCACGAAAAGATTGTACTGCGCCTTTCCATGCCGGTAGAAGAAACGGTTATTTTTTCAAAAAGAACAAAGAATTCCCTTACCCTTACGATGGCACTTATCTTTTTTGCAGTTCTTCTTTCGAGCCTCATAATTTCTTTCAAAATAATAAACCCCATAAACATGCTGCAGAAAGCTTCGGACCAGTACAAAAATGGAAACTTCGATTACCACGTAATGATCCAGTCACCCAAAGAAATGGCCGCTTTGGGAAAATCATTTACAAGCATGGCAGACACCATAAGCCAGAATATAGAAAGCATGAAAAAGCTCGAAAACGTGCGCAAGGATTTTGTTGCAAATGTCTCGCACGAATTCAAGACTCCGGTAACTTCAATAAAAGGATTTTCAGAAACGCTTCTTGACGGTGCAATTGATGACACAGAAAATGCACGACATTTCCTGAATATAATCAACACACAGTGCGACAGGCTCATGGGTATAATAGAAGACCTGCTTACCTTAAGCCGCCTTGAAAACGACAACACTGCCCCTGACACAACAAATACAGACATTGTGGAACTTCTGCGCAATCTCTGCGACAATATGTCAAAGACAGCCGCAAAAAACAAAACAAAAATTGAATTCAATTCCGAAAGAATGGTTCTTTTTGCAAAGATAAACCCTGGCCTTATTTCGCAGGCAGTAAGCAATCTTATAGAAAACTCAATAAAATACTGCCCCGAACACAGCATTATTTCGCTTGATGTCGGTGAAGTTCTGTCAGATTCAGGAAAAAAGTCAGTACGCATAATTGAACAGGACAACGGACCGGGAATTCCGCCGCAGTACCGCGAGCGCATTTTTGAAAGATTTTACCGTGTAGACAAAGGAAGAAGCCGCGAAACAGGCGGAACAGGACTTGGTCTTTCCATAGTCCGTCACATTGTTTCCCTGCACGCCGGCTCTGTAGTAGAAACCGGACGCACAGACGGAAAAACTGGTGTAAGATTTGTGATGGATATTCCGCTTACGACTTGA
- a CDS encoding diaminopimelate decarboxylase family protein, with protein sequence MSSNFPLTHAQLTEVAEKFPTPFYIYDEKAIRDNMRYFKNAFSIFPEFREYFAVKALPNPYILKILESEGCGADCSSLPELILSEKSGIGGERVMFTSNDTPAEEFVYAYERGNIINLDDISHIDFLKKALGGKLPDTICFRYNPGPLKQGGNAIIGKPEEAKYGLTREQMIEAYRICRDEGVKHFGLHTMVASNELNPEFFVDTAHIVFDLAVEVKEKTGVRIEFVDLGGGIGIPYKEEQKKVDLEYVAKKIRTLYDSVVVPAGLDPLAICFECGRPITGPYGWLVTTAIHEKKIYRDYIGCDASMADLMRPGMYGAYHTVTVSGKENSPKDHVYDVTGSLCENCDKFAVQRSLPEIECGDLVIIHDAGAHGRAMGFNYNGKLRCGELLLRTDGSVVQIRRKETIDDYFATLDFAGLDSFKS encoded by the coding sequence ATGAGTTCTAATTTTCCACTGACACACGCGCAGCTTACAGAAGTTGCAGAAAAGTTTCCGACGCCTTTTTACATTTATGACGAAAAGGCCATACGCGACAATATGCGCTATTTTAAAAACGCATTTTCCATTTTTCCTGAATTCCGCGAGTATTTTGCGGTTAAGGCCCTTCCCAATCCCTACATTCTTAAAATACTTGAAAGCGAGGGATGCGGTGCTGACTGTTCAAGCCTTCCGGAACTGATTCTTTCTGAAAAAAGCGGAATCGGCGGTGAGCGCGTTATGTTTACAAGCAATGATACTCCGGCAGAAGAATTTGTCTATGCTTACGAACGCGGAAATATCATTAATCTTGACGACATAAGCCACATAGATTTTTTGAAAAAAGCTCTCGGCGGCAAACTGCCTGACACAATCTGCTTCAGATATAATCCGGGGCCGCTCAAGCAGGGTGGAAACGCCATTATAGGCAAGCCCGAAGAAGCAAAATACGGTCTTACCCGCGAACAGATGATTGAAGCCTACAGAATATGCCGCGACGAAGGCGTAAAGCATTTTGGCCTTCATACGATGGTTGCTTCCAATGAGCTGAATCCGGAATTCTTTGTTGATACTGCGCATATTGTTTTTGATCTTGCAGTCGAAGTAAAAGAAAAGACCGGTGTCAGAATTGAATTTGTTGATCTTGGCGGCGGAATCGGAATTCCGTATAAGGAAGAGCAGAAAAAAGTAGACCTCGAGTATGTGGCAAAAAAAATACGCACGCTTTACGATTCTGTTGTTGTTCCGGCAGGGCTTGATCCTCTTGCCATCTGTTTTGAGTGCGGGCGCCCCATTACAGGACCTTACGGCTGGCTTGTTACAACTGCAATTCATGAAAAAAAGATTTACCGCGACTATATAGGATGTGATGCAAGCATGGCAGACCTTATGCGCCCCGGAATGTACGGAGCATACCACACTGTTACTGTAAGCGGTAAGGAAAATAGTCCCAAAGATCACGTTTATGATGTTACAGGAAGCCTCTGCGAAAACTGCGATAAATTTGCCGTTCAGAGAAGTCTTCCCGAAATTGAGTGTGGGGATCTTGTAATTATTCACGATGCAGGTGCACACGGCCGCGCAATGGGCTTTAACTACAACGGAAAACTCCGCTGCGGTGAACTGCTTTTAAGGACTGACGGTTCTGTTGTTCAGATTCGCCGCAAGGAAACCATTGACGATTACTTTGCGACTCTGGACTTTGCTGGACTGGATTCGTTCAAGTCGTAA
- the cyaB gene encoding class IV adenylate cyclase — protein sequence MNEIEIKAHVENREALVQRLNQIATLQASVTRDDTYYSLPVHGAKQLRIRKEKSANSEKILVTYKRKELRNEGSGFETEVNEEMECLVTDALPLETFLLDSGFTVHLKKHKEVSDWNYTAKDSKGNDIPVTLELCNVPPLGDFLEIEILSSETEPQKIQKLQDLLLEVLDLVQIPRSKIESRYYSEMLREASASSESSN from the coding sequence ATGAACGAAATTGAAATCAAGGCTCATGTAGAAAACCGTGAGGCACTTGTACAGCGGCTCAATCAGATTGCCACACTGCAGGCTTCCGTAACACGCGACGACACTTACTACAGTCTGCCTGTTCACGGGGCAAAACAGTTGCGCATAAGAAAGGAAAAATCTGCGAACAGTGAAAAAATTCTTGTCACCTACAAGAGAAAAGAACTCAGAAATGAAGGGTCAGGTTTCGAAACAGAAGTAAACGAAGAAATGGAATGTCTTGTAACAGACGCACTTCCTTTGGAAACATTCCTTCTGGACAGTGGTTTTACGGTTCATCTCAAAAAACACAAGGAAGTTTCGGACTGGAACTACACAGCAAAAGACAGTAAAGGAAATGACATTCCGGTTACACTCGAACTGTGCAATGTTCCGCCGCTGGGAGACTTTCTTGAAATTGAAATTCTTTCTTCTGAAACTGAACCGCAGAAAATTCAAAAACTTCAGGATCTTCTTCTTGAAGTTCTCGATCTTGTACAAATTCCGCGCAGTAAAATTGAATCACGCTATTATTCAGAAATGCTCAGGGAAGCATCCGCTTCGTCAGAGAGCAGCAACTGA